A genome region from Mastacembelus armatus chromosome 8, fMasArm1.2, whole genome shotgun sequence includes the following:
- the ankrd40 gene encoding ankyrin repeat domain-containing protein 40 isoform X1: MSTASLDKELQERLREASAIGDIDEVRTLVESGVNVNSQNEINGWTCLHWACKRNHKHIVSYLLSCGADKEILTAKDELASQLTSKPEIKRLLGVEVEEVPEVKEPELPIIPNYLSNPPFLYSKMDNKSEVILEQHLTQNGSGEHAEDTQSDSASLSPAHEPQKSQSLVSDSPAPSPRPNTHSQVQAREFIPSAQQNGVSPSPVSSHNHAVVHCTVPMDLSVEPHLNHVDYPHVVAHNGTMCSPPLASPSPSLASNSGSQVQAPVANAHPTMSRQQSIPQLSYGQAGGPMPAFQPFFFTSTFPVNVQELVLKVRIQNPNARENDFIEVELDRQELTYRSLLRVCCRELDISAEHVEKIRKLPNTMLRKDKDVARLQDFQELEVVLEKAESLSLFSGTGGLTDRPCYNMKASRLTY, translated from the exons atgtccactgcttCGTTGGATAAGGAATTACAGGAGCGACTGAGAGAGGCGTCTGCCATCGGTGATATCGACGAGGTGCGGACATTGGTGGAGAGTGGAGTAAATGTGAATTCACAGAACGAAATCAATGGATG GACATGTCTGCACTGGGCGTGCAAGAGGAACCACAAGCACATAGTGTCCTACTTACTGAGTTGTGGAGCAGACAAAGAAATCCTCACAGCTAAGGATGAGCTGGCCTCACAGCTCACATCCAAGCCAGAGATTAAACGACTGTTAGGAG TTGAGGTGGAGGAAGTGCCTGAAGTGAAGGAGCCCGAGTTGCCAATCATCCCAAACTACCTGTCTAACCCACCCTTCCTGTACTCTAAGATGGATAACAAGTCAGAGGTCATCCTGGAGCAGCACCTTACACAGAATGGTTCGGGAGAACATGCTGAGGACACACAAAGTGATTCAGCCTCTCTTTCCCCAGCCCATGAGCCTCAGAAATCACAGAGCTTGGTCTCTGACAGCCCGGCTCCTTCCCCAAGGCCCAACACCCACAGTCAAGTCCAGGCTCGGGAATTCATTCCATCGGCTCAGCAAAATGGTGTGTCACCCAGCCCGGTCTCATCCCACAACCACGCTGTTGTTCACTGCACAGTGCCCATGGACCTGTCAGTTGAACCTCACCTCAACCATGTTGACTATCCGCATGTGGTGGCACATAATGGGACGATGTGCTCTCCTCCATTGGCCTCCCCCAGTCCCAGCTTGGCTAGCAACAGCGGGAGCCAGGTCCAGGCTCCAGTGGCCAATGCCCACCCAACTATGAGTAGGCAGCAGTCTATCCCACAGCTGAGCTATGGTCAGGCTGGTGGGCCCATGCCAGCTTTCCAGCCTTTCTTCTTCACTAGCACATTCCCTGTCAATGTGCAag AGCTGGTGCTGAAGGTGCGTATCCAGAACCCCAATGCACGGGAGAATGATTTTATTGAGGTGGAGCTGGACCGTCAGGAGCTTACCTATCGCTCTCTTCTGAGGGTCTGCTGCCGTGAGTTAGACATCAGTGCTGAGCATGTGGAGAAGATCCGCAAGCTGCCAAACACCATGTTGAGAAAG GACAAGGACGTGGCTCGGCTGCAGGACTTTCAGGAACTGGAGGTTGTGTTGGAGAAAGCAGAGagtctgtctcttttctctggGACTGGGGGCCTAACAGACAGACCCTGCTACAACATGAAGGCCTCTCGCCTGACCTACTAG
- the ankrd40 gene encoding ankyrin repeat domain-containing protein 40 isoform X2 yields MSTASLDKELQERLREASAIGDIDEVRTLVESGVNVNSQNEINGWTCLHWACKRNHKHIVSYLLSCGADKEILTAKDELASQLTSKPEIKRLLGVEVEEVPEVKEPELPIIPNYLSNPPFLYSKMDNKSEVILEQHLTQNGSGEHAEDTQSDSASLSPAHEPQKSQSLVSDSPAPSPRPNTHSQVQAREFIPSAQQNGVSPSPVSSHNHAVVHCTVPMDLSVEPHLNHVDYPHVVAHNGTMCSPPLASPSPSLASNSGSQVQAPVANAHPTMSRQQSIPQLSYGQAGGPMPAFQPFFFTSTFPVNVQELVLKVRIQNPNARENDFIEVELDRQELTYRSLLRVCCRELDISAEHVEKIRKLPNTMLRKTSS; encoded by the exons atgtccactgcttCGTTGGATAAGGAATTACAGGAGCGACTGAGAGAGGCGTCTGCCATCGGTGATATCGACGAGGTGCGGACATTGGTGGAGAGTGGAGTAAATGTGAATTCACAGAACGAAATCAATGGATG GACATGTCTGCACTGGGCGTGCAAGAGGAACCACAAGCACATAGTGTCCTACTTACTGAGTTGTGGAGCAGACAAAGAAATCCTCACAGCTAAGGATGAGCTGGCCTCACAGCTCACATCCAAGCCAGAGATTAAACGACTGTTAGGAG TTGAGGTGGAGGAAGTGCCTGAAGTGAAGGAGCCCGAGTTGCCAATCATCCCAAACTACCTGTCTAACCCACCCTTCCTGTACTCTAAGATGGATAACAAGTCAGAGGTCATCCTGGAGCAGCACCTTACACAGAATGGTTCGGGAGAACATGCTGAGGACACACAAAGTGATTCAGCCTCTCTTTCCCCAGCCCATGAGCCTCAGAAATCACAGAGCTTGGTCTCTGACAGCCCGGCTCCTTCCCCAAGGCCCAACACCCACAGTCAAGTCCAGGCTCGGGAATTCATTCCATCGGCTCAGCAAAATGGTGTGTCACCCAGCCCGGTCTCATCCCACAACCACGCTGTTGTTCACTGCACAGTGCCCATGGACCTGTCAGTTGAACCTCACCTCAACCATGTTGACTATCCGCATGTGGTGGCACATAATGGGACGATGTGCTCTCCTCCATTGGCCTCCCCCAGTCCCAGCTTGGCTAGCAACAGCGGGAGCCAGGTCCAGGCTCCAGTGGCCAATGCCCACCCAACTATGAGTAGGCAGCAGTCTATCCCACAGCTGAGCTATGGTCAGGCTGGTGGGCCCATGCCAGCTTTCCAGCCTTTCTTCTTCACTAGCACATTCCCTGTCAATGTGCAag AGCTGGTGCTGAAGGTGCGTATCCAGAACCCCAATGCACGGGAGAATGATTTTATTGAGGTGGAGCTGGACCGTCAGGAGCTTACCTATCGCTCTCTTCTGAGGGTCTGCTGCCGTGAGTTAGACATCAGTGCTGAGCATGTGGAGAAGATCCGCAAGCTGCCAAACACCATGTTGAGAAAG
- the luc7l3 gene encoding luc7-like protein 3: MLSAAQLLDELMGRDRNLAPDEKRSNVRWDDESVCRYYLCGFCPAELFTNTRSDLGPCEKIHDENLRKMYEKSSRFMKEGYERDFLRYLQSLLAEVERRIRRGHARLALSQAQQNAGGPGPSGKNEEKIQVLTEKIEDLVVQIEELGSEGRVEEAQGMMKLVEQLKEERELLSSTPSTIESFAAQEKQMEVCEVCGAFLIVGDAQSRVDDHLMGKQHMGYAKIKSTVEELKEKLRRRSEDPQGENPALKRDREDREREREKKRKEEEEKEKEREKEREKERERERERERERERDRDRERDRERDRRARRSHSNSRHSSRASDRKRSRSRDRRRSRSRDKDRERERKRSRSRDRERRRSHERSDRKRRSRSRDRRRSRSSERKSHRHRSRSKDRDREKDRDKDRDRERTSKDKDRKTTEERSSSKKVKHSDGDAAAIKASLEVEAMETEVAASASSPLLNGQQELLHSEGDTQSN; this comes from the exons ATGCTTTCCGCAGCCCAGTTACTCGACGAGTTAATGGGCCGAGACAGAAACTTGGCCCCTGACGAGAAACGATCTAACGTACGATGGGACGACGAGAGC GTCTGTCGATACTATCTGTGTGGATTCTGCCCAGCGGAGCTATTCACAAACACACGCTCTGATTTGG GGCCTTGTGAGAAAATCCATGATGAAAATCTCAGAAAAAT GTATGAGAAGAGCTCCAGGTTCATGAAGGAAGGCTATGAGCGAGACTTCCTGCGCTATCTGCAGTCTCTCCTGGCAGAGGTGGAGCGGCGGATTCGTAGAGGCCATGCTCGGCTCGCGCTTTCCCAGGCTCAGCAGAACGCAGGG gGACCTGGCCCATCAGGAAAGAATGAAGAGAAGATTCAGGTTCTTACAGAAAAGATTGAAGACCTAGTTGTACAG ATTGAGGAGCTGGGGTCTGAGGGTCGAGTGGAGGAGGCCCAGGGAATGATGAAGCTGGTGGAGCAGCtaaaggaggagagggagcTGCTCAGCTCTACCCCCTCA ACCATTGAGAGCTTTGCAGCCCAGGAGAAACAGATGGAGgtgtgtgaggtgtgtgggGCCTTCCTTATTGTGGGTGACGCACAGTCGCGAGTGGATGACCATCTGATGGGCAAGCAACACATGGGTTATGCCAAGATCAAATCCACTGTTGAGGAGCTCAAG GAGAAATTACGTCGTCGCTCAGAAGACCCCCAAGGTGAAAACCCAGCGCTTAAGAGGGACAGAGAAGACcgtgagcgagagagagagaaaaagcgcaaagaagaggaggagaaggagaaggagcgGGAGAAAGAACGTGAAAaggagagggagcgagagagagagagggaacgTGAAAGGGAGAGGGAccgagatagagagagagacagggagagggacAGGAGAGCACGACGAAGCCACTCCAACAGCCGCCATTCCAGTCGAGCATCAGACAGGAAAAGGAGCAGATCTCGTGATCGCCGGAGGTCCAGGAGCAGAGACAAGGACAGGGAACGGGAACGTAAACGCAGCAG GAGCcgggacagagagaggaggcgCAGTCACGAACGCTCTGACAGAAAGCGTCGCTCCCGCAGCCGTGACAGGAGGAGGTCTCGCAGCTCAGAGCGTAAATCTCACCGCCACCGCAGTCGCAGCAAggacagggacagagagaaggacagGGACAAGGACAGGGACAGAGAGCGGACATCAAAAGACAAAG ACCGTAAGAcgacagaggagaggagcagcTCTAAGAAAGTCAAACACTCTGACGGTGATGCAGCTGCAATCAAGGCTTCGTTGGAAGTGGAAGCAATGGAGACAGAGGTGGctgcctctgcctcctccccTCTGCTTAATGGCCAGCAAGAGCTCCTCCATTCTGAAGGTGACACTCAGTCCAATTAA